From Herbiconiux flava, one genomic window encodes:
- a CDS encoding L-ribulose-5-phosphate 4-epimerase → MTMRAELEVGIARLRAEIAGLHSELTRYELVVWTGGNISGRVVGADLFVIKPSGVSYEDLAPENMILCDLEGTVVPGTPGAARAPSVDTAAHAYVYRSMPEVGGVAHTHSPYAVAWATLGEPIPCVTTTMEAEFGGEIPVGPLARIGDDSIGRGIVGTLAGHRSPAVLMQSHGPFTIGPDARTAVKTAVLVEDAARVAHLARQLGEPRELTPSATSPITTKKSYTTSRKETQ, encoded by the coding sequence ATGACGATGCGAGCCGAACTCGAGGTGGGCATCGCCCGCTTGCGGGCGGAGATCGCTGGTCTGCACTCCGAGCTCACGCGCTACGAGCTCGTGGTCTGGACGGGCGGGAACATCTCGGGTCGTGTGGTCGGCGCCGACCTGTTCGTCATCAAGCCCTCCGGTGTCTCCTATGAAGACCTGGCACCGGAGAACATGATCCTCTGCGACCTCGAGGGCACGGTCGTGCCGGGTACGCCCGGTGCCGCCCGCGCCCCTTCGGTCGACACCGCGGCGCACGCCTACGTGTACCGCAGCATGCCGGAGGTCGGGGGAGTGGCCCACACCCACTCGCCCTACGCCGTGGCCTGGGCGACGCTCGGGGAGCCCATCCCCTGCGTCACCACGACCATGGAAGCCGAGTTCGGGGGTGAGATCCCCGTCGGGCCGCTCGCCCGTATCGGCGACGACTCGATCGGGCGGGGGATCGTCGGCACGCTGGCGGGCCACCGCTCACCGGCCGTGCTGATGCAGAGCCACGGCCCCTTCACCATCGGCCCGGATGCCCGGACCGCGGTGAAGACGGCGGTGCTCGTCGAAGACGCCGCGCGGGTCGCGCACCTGGCCCGCCAGCTCGGCGAGCCGCGGGAGCTCACTCCCTCAGCCACCAGTCCCATCACGACGAAGAAGTCCTACACCACATCACGAAAGGAAACACAGTGA
- a CDS encoding LacI family DNA-binding transcriptional regulator — translation MNEPSAEAKRPRAPSIRDVAKLAGVSHQTVSRVLNNHPSIRDETKARVLEVMGELNYRPNRAARALVTSRSRAIGVLTSSRSEYGPASSIKAIEEAALLHGYLVVTANADGTDRASIARAITHLLDQAVEGMVVIAPQVRVFDTLHELNLDLPYVTLQSTGRQGDHSLSVDQIEGARLATRHLIQLGHRGIYHLAGPQDWVEAEARMEGFLREMSDQDVPTTAPILGDWTAEFGYYAGLELLRVRDFTAIFSSNDQMALGLIHAIRDAGLDVPGDISVVGFDDIPEAAHFWPPLTTVRQDFAELGRRCVALLVSAVGDDASGEAPVAEAPLQWPGSLLPTLVVRRSTAPPPA, via the coding sequence ATGAACGAGCCCTCGGCGGAGGCCAAGCGCCCCCGGGCGCCGAGCATCCGCGATGTCGCGAAGCTCGCCGGTGTCTCGCACCAGACCGTCTCCCGGGTGCTGAACAACCACCCGAGCATCCGCGACGAGACCAAGGCCCGCGTGCTCGAGGTGATGGGCGAGCTGAACTACCGCCCCAACCGCGCGGCGAGAGCCCTGGTCACGAGCCGTTCCCGCGCCATCGGCGTGCTCACCTCCTCGCGCTCGGAGTACGGACCGGCCTCGAGCATCAAGGCCATCGAGGAGGCCGCGCTGCTGCACGGCTACCTGGTGGTCACCGCCAACGCCGACGGCACCGACCGCGCCTCGATCGCCCGGGCCATCACGCACCTCCTCGACCAGGCGGTCGAGGGCATGGTCGTCATCGCGCCGCAGGTGCGCGTCTTCGACACCCTGCACGAGCTGAACCTCGACCTGCCCTACGTGACCCTGCAGTCCACCGGCCGGCAGGGCGACCACTCGCTGTCGGTCGACCAGATCGAGGGAGCGCGACTCGCCACCCGGCACCTGATCCAGCTGGGCCACCGCGGCATCTACCATCTCGCGGGGCCCCAGGACTGGGTCGAGGCCGAGGCGCGGATGGAGGGGTTCCTCCGCGAGATGAGCGACCAGGACGTGCCGACCACGGCCCCGATCCTCGGCGACTGGACGGCGGAGTTCGGCTACTACGCCGGGCTCGAGCTGCTGCGCGTTCGCGACTTCACCGCGATCTTCTCCTCGAACGACCAGATGGCGCTGGGGCTCATCCACGCCATTCGCGACGCCGGGCTCGACGTGCCGGGCGACATCAGCGTGGTCGGCTTCGACGACATCCCCGAGGCTGCGCACTTCTGGCCGCCGCTGACGACGGTGCGGCAGGACTTCGCCGAGCTCGGCCGCCGCTGCGTGGCGCTCCTGGTCTCGGCCGTCGGCGACGACGCGTCGGGGGAGGCTCCGGTCGCCGAGGCACCGCTGCAGTGGCCCGGGTCGTTGCTGCCGACCCTCGTGGTGCGGCGTTCGACGGCCCCGCCGCCCGCCTGA
- a CDS encoding MFS transporter encodes MTETATTQAPPAVPARAWRALIVLLAGMFIALLDTTIVNVALPTIRTSIDASEATLSWIISGYALAFGLALIPAGRIGDRIGHKWVFFTGVALFTVASLACGLAMDSTQLIVARVVQGLAGGIFVPAVTAFIQLLFPPQSRGKAFAIMGAVIGVSSALGPIVGGLIIQAFGEESGWRLVFGVNLPIGLATLVAAVFLLPGRTAAAEGAPAERPRIAMDWLGLVLVSAALVALLVPLIEGQDEGWPLWTILSLVAGALLLVAFGAWEVRYTRRGSIPLVPPSLFRHPAFTGGVVLALVYFASFTSIFFTISLLWQAGLGHTALESGAVSIPFAIGSIVGSSQSARLAQRLGRSVLVIGTAAVVVGLAAIWVILLVTPAADLTNWLLLAPLLIAGAGNGLFIAPNAQFIVATVERKEAGSASGVISAMQRVGSAIGIAVVGSVFFGSLVVGQGSPDALATGFVNSSALAMAVSTGFAVLAFLLVFALPKRTSTGH; translated from the coding sequence ATGACCGAGACCGCCACCACCCAGGCGCCTCCCGCCGTTCCGGCCCGAGCCTGGCGCGCGCTGATCGTGCTGCTCGCCGGCATGTTCATCGCCCTGCTCGACACGACCATCGTGAACGTCGCCCTGCCGACGATCCGCACCAGCATCGACGCCTCGGAGGCGACCCTCTCCTGGATCATCTCGGGCTACGCCCTGGCCTTCGGCCTCGCCCTCATCCCGGCGGGCCGCATCGGCGACCGCATCGGCCACAAGTGGGTCTTCTTCACCGGCGTCGCGCTTTTCACGGTGGCGAGCCTCGCCTGCGGTCTCGCGATGGACAGCACCCAGCTCATCGTCGCCCGCGTCGTGCAGGGCCTCGCGGGAGGCATCTTCGTGCCGGCCGTCACCGCCTTCATCCAGCTGCTCTTCCCGCCGCAGTCGCGCGGCAAGGCCTTCGCCATCATGGGCGCCGTGATCGGCGTCTCGTCGGCGCTCGGCCCGATCGTGGGCGGTCTGATCATCCAGGCGTTCGGCGAGGAGTCGGGCTGGCGTCTCGTCTTCGGCGTGAACCTGCCGATCGGTCTCGCCACCCTTGTGGCCGCCGTCTTCCTGCTGCCCGGCCGCACGGCCGCCGCTGAGGGCGCTCCGGCCGAGCGCCCGAGGATCGCGATGGACTGGCTGGGCCTCGTGCTGGTCTCGGCCGCGCTGGTCGCGCTGCTCGTGCCGCTGATCGAGGGGCAGGACGAGGGCTGGCCGCTCTGGACCATCCTCTCTCTCGTCGCCGGCGCGCTCCTCCTCGTCGCCTTCGGCGCCTGGGAGGTGCGGTACACCCGCCGCGGCAGCATCCCGCTGGTGCCGCCGAGCCTGTTCCGTCACCCGGCCTTCACGGGCGGCGTCGTGCTCGCCCTGGTCTACTTCGCCTCCTTCACGAGCATCTTCTTCACCATCTCGCTGCTCTGGCAGGCGGGCCTCGGTCACACCGCGCTCGAGTCCGGTGCCGTCTCGATCCCCTTCGCCATCGGCTCCATCGTCGGCTCGAGCCAGAGCGCGCGCCTGGCGCAGCGACTCGGCCGCTCGGTGCTCGTGATCGGCACCGCGGCCGTGGTCGTGGGCCTCGCCGCCATCTGGGTCATCCTCCTGGTGACCCCGGCGGCCGATCTCACGAACTGGCTGCTGCTCGCGCCGCTGCTGATCGCGGGCGCCGGCAACGGGCTGTTCATCGCCCCGAACGCGCAGTTCATCGTCGCCACGGTGGAGCGCAAGGAGGCCGGTTCGGCGTCGGGCGTCATCAGCGCCATGCAGCGCGTCGGCAGCGCGATCGGCATCGCGGTCGTGGGCAGCGTGTTCTTCGGCTCGCTGGTCGTCGGGCAGGGGTCTCCGGATGCTCTCGCCACCGGCTTCGTGAACAGCTCCGCCCTGGCGATGGCCGTCAGCACGGGCTTCGCGGTGCTCGCGTTCCTGCTCGTCTTCGCGCTGCCCAAGCGCACCTCGACGGGTCACTAG
- a CDS encoding PadR family transcriptional regulator has protein sequence MSPLRLFVLGSLDARGAMHGHQLRLLGEEERIHLWTDVSVGSLYGALKRLAADGLIAEERVEREGAYPERQVYAITPAGREALAALREEGLRDIRLKHDPFDLAVTRLDPDRLDELAPELERRVDALRMLLAEQQHRLDRARPHLSLAETWVMEHRSDRVRSEIASHERLLAAVPDIVADERRRAGALPDPKAPGTHRHDEPPTASSPDTPSTPRKAPTP, from the coding sequence GTGTCTCCGCTCCGTCTCTTCGTCCTCGGCTCGCTCGACGCGCGCGGGGCGATGCACGGGCACCAGCTCCGGCTGCTCGGCGAGGAGGAGCGCATCCACCTCTGGACCGATGTCAGCGTCGGCTCGCTCTACGGCGCCCTGAAGCGGCTGGCCGCGGACGGCCTGATCGCCGAGGAACGCGTCGAGCGCGAGGGCGCCTATCCCGAGCGGCAGGTCTACGCGATCACGCCGGCCGGGCGCGAGGCGCTCGCCGCCCTGCGCGAGGAGGGTCTCCGTGACATCCGGCTGAAGCACGACCCCTTCGACCTAGCGGTCACGCGCCTCGACCCCGATCGCCTCGACGAGCTGGCCCCCGAGCTCGAACGCCGGGTCGATGCCCTCCGAATGCTGCTCGCCGAACAGCAGCACCGCCTCGACCGCGCCCGGCCGCACCTCTCGCTCGCCGAGACCTGGGTGATGGAGCACCGCTCCGACCGCGTGCGCTCGGAGATCGCCTCGCACGAGCGTCTCCTCGCCGCGGTGCCCGACATCGTCGCCGACGAGCGCCGTCGCGCCGGCGCCCTCCCCGACCCGAAGGCGCCGGGCACCCACCGGCACGACGAACCCCCCACGGCGAGCAGTCCCGACACCCCCAGCACCCCCCGAAAGGCCCCCACCCCATGA
- the xylB gene encoding xylulokinase codes for MTLVAGIDSSTQSCKVVIRDLDSGELVRQGRASHPAGTEVDPAFWWDALVTALAAAGGLDDVAAISIAGQQHGMVVLDEAGEVIRPALLWNDTRSAPAARALIEEFGAASLAERTGAVPVASFTATKLRWLRDAEPPAAERVSAVALPHDWLTWRLRGYGPTGSSPLGPVLEELVTDRSDASGTSYWNPRTGSYDRELLVAALGHDAVLPRVLGPAEAAGSTVAFTASASASASASASAPVSLGVPAGIVVGPGAGDNAGAALGLGAVEGDVVVSIGTSGTVFAVTSEPSADESGTVAGFADASGAFLPLVATLNAARVLDATAALLGVSHTELGALALEAPAGSDGLVLQPYFEGERTPNLPTATASLFGLTLASTTRPGLARAAIEGLLCGLADGLDAVRRVGVVPQRILLIGGAALNPAVQAVAAQVFDVPVTVPLPGEYVADGAAVQAGWVLSGTRPSWAISLAGSPAPDHRPIIREQYAAHAVPPRG; via the coding sequence ATGACGCTCGTCGCCGGCATCGACTCATCCACCCAGAGCTGCAAGGTCGTGATCCGGGACCTCGACAGCGGGGAGCTCGTCCGCCAGGGGCGGGCCTCCCACCCGGCCGGCACCGAGGTCGACCCGGCCTTCTGGTGGGATGCGCTGGTCACCGCCCTCGCCGCGGCCGGCGGGCTCGACGACGTCGCCGCCATCTCGATCGCGGGCCAGCAGCACGGCATGGTGGTGCTCGACGAGGCGGGCGAGGTCATCCGGCCGGCGCTGCTCTGGAACGACACCCGTTCGGCGCCCGCAGCCCGTGCACTGATCGAGGAGTTCGGCGCCGCGTCCCTCGCCGAGCGCACCGGCGCCGTGCCGGTGGCCTCGTTCACCGCCACCAAGCTGCGCTGGCTGCGCGACGCCGAGCCTCCCGCGGCCGAGCGGGTGTCCGCCGTCGCGCTGCCGCACGACTGGCTCACCTGGCGCCTGCGCGGCTACGGGCCGACCGGGTCGTCGCCGCTCGGACCGGTGCTCGAGGAGCTGGTGACCGACCGCTCCGACGCGAGCGGCACCTCGTACTGGAACCCGCGCACGGGCTCCTACGACCGCGAACTGCTGGTGGCGGCGCTGGGGCACGACGCCGTGCTGCCGCGGGTGCTGGGGCCGGCGGAGGCCGCCGGGTCGACGGTCGCGTTCACGGCGTCGGCGTCGGCGTCGGCTTCTGCCTCTGCTTCGGCGCCGGTCTCGCTCGGGGTACCGGCGGGGATCGTCGTCGGGCCCGGTGCGGGCGACAACGCCGGCGCGGCCCTCGGGCTCGGCGCGGTCGAGGGCGACGTCGTGGTGTCGATCGGCACCAGCGGCACCGTCTTCGCCGTCACCAGCGAGCCGTCGGCCGACGAGAGCGGCACGGTCGCCGGCTTCGCCGACGCCTCGGGCGCGTTCCTCCCCCTGGTCGCGACGCTCAACGCGGCGCGGGTGCTCGACGCGACCGCCGCCCTGCTCGGGGTCTCGCACACCGAGCTGGGGGCGCTGGCGCTCGAGGCGCCCGCCGGCTCCGACGGCCTCGTGCTGCAGCCCTACTTCGAGGGCGAGCGCACCCCGAACCTCCCGACCGCGACCGCGAGCCTGTTCGGCCTCACCCTCGCCTCCACCACCCGGCCGGGGCTCGCCCGGGCCGCCATCGAGGGGCTGCTCTGCGGCCTGGCCGACGGCCTGGACGCGGTGCGGCGGGTCGGGGTCGTGCCGCAGCGCATCCTGCTGATCGGCGGCGCGGCTCTCAACCCGGCGGTGCAGGCGGTGGCGGCGCAGGTGTTCGACGTGCCCGTGACGGTGCCGCTGCCGGGCGAGTACGTGGCCGACGGAGCCGCCGTGCAGGCCGGCTGGGTGCTCTCGGGCACGCGGCCGTCGTGGGCGATCTCGCTCGCGGGCTCGCCGGCGCCCGACCACCGGCCGATCATCCGGGAGCAGTACGCGGCGCACGCCGTTCCGCCCCGGGGCTGA